One Torulaspora globosa chromosome 5, complete sequence DNA window includes the following coding sequences:
- a CDS encoding uncharacterized protein (ancestral locus Anc_3.60): MSLSAAANNISDNEFQNIGPAPRPPGLGKSSSGFNQTQPLTKLASQIDIQRSMGAGSGSQSSMHLKKRTGWVSYKDDGLLSFLWQKRYMVLNDSYLALYKNDKVADDPVLQIPLTSIVSVSRNQLKQNCFEIVRSNERLSSSSNSSASTGSSGSGNTGDSGSRKSIFISPKTEQELHSWLDAIFAKCPLLSGVSSPTNFTHKVHVGFDPETGSFVGMPSNWEKLLKHSRITGEDWNNDSAAVIQVLRFYQEYNGISGNASNPSINNASQHPPLNAAKSGSSLKSSSNNIYKNLNASNSSVGPTGLLAQRHAPSPPNTKVSRVPEKATLPLLKTNTPSPQHFTPYQQQTQHPRHTQQAGSGHSPNSPYGQRNLPHANFQQQSHQQQQHGQQTSYQSTGYRPHHNNVNPYAKQPTTYASKSSEQNTRDISPQQGTAIPPRLHPQRAAPQPPSAVRTAQKNVQTSNLGSSSTQAHYERSEDQRPSPTTHRAEQQPLQPLRQAPKKPLTEQKSHAGVTKQRKPTKPSMSNAEIMAKLNTVALNLDPSPYFNMIEKAGQGASGSVYLAQRIMLPPKLTEEELDNNQERSQAGDKVAIKQMILSKQPRKELIVNEILVMKDSRHKNIVNFLEAYLKTEDDLWVVMEFMEGGSLTDIIENSPSNGSMNSPLTEPQIAYIVRETCHGLRFLHDKNIIHRDIKSDNVLLDTRARVKITDFGFCAKLTDKRSKRATMVGTPYWMAPEVVKQREYDEKVDVWSLGIMGIEMLEGEPPYLNEDPLKALYLIATNGTPKLKHPETLSLEIKRFLSVCLCVDVRYRASTEELLHHTFFNMACGPEDLTPLLSWKK, from the coding sequence ATGTCGCTCtctgcagcagcaaatAATATTTCCGATAATGAATTTCAGAACATAGGACCAGCTCCCAGACCACCGGGACTAGGAAAAAGTTCATCTGGGTTCAACCAGACGCAACCTCTTACGAAGCTTGCCAGTCAGATTGATATTCAGCGTAGCATGGGTGCAGGGTCAGGTTCTCAATCGTCGAtgcatttgaagaaacgaACCGGATGGGTTTCCTATAAGGATGACGGTCTGCTGTCGTTCCTATGGCAGAAGCGATACATGGTGCTGAACGATTCTTATTTGGCGCTTTACAAGAATGACAAGGTTGCGGATGATCCCGTTTTGCAGATCCCGTTGACGAGTATCGTAAGTGTCAGCAGAAATCAGCTGAAACAGAATTGCTTTGAGATCGTTCGGTCGAACGAGCGGCTgtcaagctcatcgaactcGTCGGCGTCCACAGGTTCCAGCGGTTCTGGAAACACTGGAGACTCTGGCTCGAGAAAATCGATATTCATATCTCCCAAGACGGAGCAGGAACTGCATAGTTGGTTAGATGCAATCTTTGCCAAATGCCCACTACTAAGCGGTGTTTCGTCACCTACGAATTTTACTCATAAGGTGCATGTCGGGTTTGACCCCGAGACTGGCAGTTTTGTCGGAATGCCTTCTAACTGGGagaagcttctgaagcATTCGAGGATTACAGGCGAAGATTGGAACAATGATTCCGCCGCAGTGATCCAAGTATTGCGGTTTTACCAGGAGTACAACGGAATCTCGGGAAACGCCAGTAACCCCAGCATCAATAATGCAAGTCAGCATCCGCCGCTTAATGCAGCTAAAAGTGGTAGCTCGTTGAAGTCGAGCAGTAATAACATCTATAAGAATTTGAATGCGAGCAACAGCTCTGTCGGTCCAACTGGTTTGTTAGCGCAGAGACACGCTCCATCACCTCCTAATACCAAAGTTTCCAGAGTGCCTGAAAAAGCTACTCTACCGCTTCTAAAAACAAACACACCATCGCCGCAACATTTTACACCTtatcagcagcaaacaCAGCATCCGAGACATACACAACAAGCAGGAAGTGGTCATTCACCTAATAGCCCCTATGGGCAGCGTAACTTACCTCACGCCAATTTTCAGCAACAAAGccatcagcagcagcagcatgGTCAACAAACAAGTTATCAATCCACTGGATACCGGCCACATCACAATAATGTCAATCCATATGCAAAACAGCCTACCACCTATgcatcaaaatcatcagaaCAAAATACGCGAGACATAAGTCCTCAACAAGGAACTGCCATACCACCGAGGTTGCATCCTCAGCGAGCAGCACCTCAACCTCCGTCTGCGGTACGAACTGCCCAGAAAAATGTGCAAACTAGTAATTTGGGCTCAAGTTCCACACAAGCGCATTATGAAAGATCAGAAGACCAGCGACCTTCTCCAACTACCCATAGAGCAGAGCAGCAGCCTTTGCAACCCTTGAGACAGGCTCCAAAGAAGCCACTAACGGAGCAGAAAAGTCATGCTGGTGTTACTAAACAGCGAAAGCCAACCAAGCCATCCATGTCTAATGCCGAGATAATGGCTAAGTTGAATACGGTGGCGTTGAATCTTGACCCTTCGCCTTATTTTAACATGATCGAAAAGGCTGGTCAAGGTGCTAGCGGTTCAGTCTACCTGGCGCAAAGAATAATGCTCCCTCCCAAGCTTACTGAAGAGGAGCTAGATAATAATCAAGAGCGTTCGCAAGCAGGAGATAAGGTGGCCATCAAACAAATGATCCTGTCCAAGCAGCCGCGAAAAGAATTGATTGTCAATGAAATATTAGTCATGAAGGACTCTCGGCACAAGAACATAGTAAATTTCCTTGAAGCTTATCTTAAGACTGAAGATGATTTATGGGTTGTAATGGAATTCATGGAAGGCGGTTCCTTGACAGACATTATAGAAAACAGTCCGTCAAATGGAAGCATGAACTCTCCGTTAACTGAACCTCAGATCGCTTATATCGTCCGCGAAACATGCCACGGTTTACGATTTTTGCATGACAAGAACATCATCCATCGAGACATAAAGTCCGATAACGTTCTACTAGATACAAGAGCTCGTGTTAAGATTACTGATTTTGGGTTTTGTGCCAAACTAACGGACAAAAGAAGTAAAAGGGCAACCATGGTTGGCACACCTTACTGGATGGCTCCAGAAGTTGTCAAGCAACGTGAATATGATGAAAAAGTTGATGTATGGTCGCTAGGCATAATGGGTATCGAAATGCTTGAAGGTGAACCTCCATATTTGAATGAAGACcctttgaaagctttgTACCTGATAGCGACCAATGGAACTCCGAAATTGAAGCACCCTGAAACCTTGTCCCTTGAGATCAAGAGATTTTTAAGTGTTTGCCTCTGTGTTGATGTCAGATACAGAGCATCAACAGAGGAGCTTTTACATCATACCTTTTTTAATATGGCTTGCGGACCTGAAGATTTGACACCATTGTTGTCCTGGAAGAAATAG
- the PTH4 gene encoding Pth4p (ancestral locus Anc_3.59): MDSLYGARNWFCDVWFLEELRSMLRGVSFLFKRQLSSSYSPAGECSESLELAKQWLRQLNVHSVPLKLFSVRYDRSSGPGGQNVNKVNSKCTLVLYSFSSCSWIPEAVRDQLKEKNMRYYAKGSDSLVIQSDESRSRESNRQICVEKLVKEIKKTCKFPGKASEETLEKWDTIKDKANESRMRKKKLNSDRKKLRGKNNFTY; this comes from the coding sequence ATGGACAGCTTATATGGCGCCAGAAACTGGTTCTGTGACGTCTggtttcttgaagaactaAGAAGCATGTTGCGGGGAGTCTCATTTTTGTTCAAGAGGCAGCTCTCGAGTTCATATTCTCCTGCCGGGGAATGTTCGGAATCCTTGGAGTTGGCGAAGCAATGGCTTCGCCAACTCAACGTTCATTCGGTACCGTTGAAGTTGTTTTCAGTCAGATATGACAGGTCAAGTGGCCCTGGGGGCCAGAATGTTAATAAAGTGAATAGCAAATGTACTCTAGTCTTATATAGCTTTTCTTCCTGTTCATGGATTCCAGAGGCTGTCAGAGACCAATTAAAGGAGAAGAATATGCGATACTATGCCAAGGGCAGCGATTCCCTTGTGATTCAGTCGGATGAATCTAGATCACGGGAGTCCAACAGGCAGATTTGCGTCGAAAAGCTGGTGAaggaaatcaagaagacTTGCAAGTTTCCGGGAAAAGCCTCTGAGGAGACGCTGGAGAAGTGGGACACTATAAAAGATAAGGCTAACGAGAGTCggatgagaaagaagaagcttaaTAGTGATAGGAAAAAACTCCGAGGTAAAAATAATTTTACATATTAA
- the PAP2 gene encoding non-canonical poly(A) polymerase PAP2 (ancestral locus Anc_3.58), whose protein sequence is MGRKSPSLPSDRNRSNGAGSKKPSGSSDSRNRKKRIVKRMRKSSLSKAEKQFQVFNQVDEHVNKYENLDLDASDIETRSPRKKKSHVSNDILVIDEEDNDDGYDDYDGHYDSPRPSVPVVDVESEHEETVSSGQSPQLSVATSENGLEANEDFIALSNSSEEEPEPELSGEDQDHPHGAGAEGQLSPSKRATTNTDYPWILNHDHSKQKEIADWLTMEIKDFVAYISPNRQEIEIRNRTISRIRAAVKDLWPDADLHVFGSYATDLYLPGSDIDCVVNSASGDKENRNSLYSLASFLKQRKLASQVEVIAKARVPIIKFVEPHSQIHIDVSFERTNGLEAAKLIREWLEETPGLRELVLIVKQFLHSRRLNNVHTGGLGGFSIICLVYSFLHLHPRVATGEIDPRDNLGVLLIDLFELYGKNFGYDDVGITVQDGHPAYIPKREWKDLQPGRSPFTLAIQDPGDPTNNISRGSFNLRDIKKSFAGAFDLLTDRCFELDMATFKDRVGRSILGNVIKYRGKPRDFNDERDLVENKAIIENENYHKKRTRIVHEEVFTDYSSDEGLNGKGEDAYHVEEPARKKRATKPKNSPKDSRSEKKKQSVDSLMGISTNDDGEGEDDYNPLDARESSGTTEKENTEDAEVGASGKPEAALKKITVDAQTRRDYWLGKSNALSNASADHS, encoded by the coding sequence ATGGGTCGTAAATCACCAAGTTTGCCCAGCGACCGTAACAGGAGCAATGGTGCCGGTTCGAAGAAACCCAGCGGATCCTCTGACAGTAGAAACCGGAAGAAAAGAATCGTAAAGCGAATGCGAAAGTCTTCGTTAAGCAAAGCTGAGAAACAGTTCCAGGTGTTTAATCAAGTTGATGAGCACGTTAACAAGTACGAGAATTTGGACCTTGATGCAAGCGATATAGAAACGCGatctccaagaaagaaaaagagccaCGTTAGTAACGACATCCTTgttatcgatgaagaggataATGATGATGGTTATGATGATTACGACGGCCATTATGACAGTCCCCGACCTTCGGTCCCCGTAGTGGATGTGGAATCCGAACATGAAGAGACCGTTTCTTCGGGGCAAAGCCCACAGCTTAGTGTTGCAACATCCGAGAATGGCTTGGAAGCGAACGAAGACTTTATCGCACTTTCTAACAgctcagaagaagaaccagAACCTGAGCTATCTGGCGAGGACCAGGACCATCCACATGGTGCCGGCGCAGAAGGTCAGCTATCTCCATCCAAAAGAGCCACCACGAATACTGACTATCCCTGGATCCTGAACCATGATCACTCTAAGCAGAAGGAGATTGCAGATTGGTTGACCATGGAGATTAAGGATTTTGTAGCTTATATCTCCCCTAATCGTCAGGAGATTGAAATTCGTAATAGGACAATCAGCAGGATACGTGCGGCGGTGAAGGACCTATGGCCGGACGCCGATTTGCACGTATTCGGTTCGTACGCTACCGACCTTTATCTGCCCGGCTCCGATATCGATTGTGTGGTCAACAGTGCTAGTGGTGATAAGGAAAACAGAAATAGTCTTTATTCTTTGGCTAGCTTCTTAAAGCAACGAAAGCTCGCGAGCCAGGTGGAGGTCATAGCCAAGGCTCGTGTACCGATCATCAAATTCGTTGAACCACATTCGCAGATCCATATCGATGTCTCCTTCGAACGCACAAACGGCTTAGAAGCCGCCAAGCTGATAAGGGAGTGGTTAGAGGAGACGCCTGGTTTGCGAGAGCTAGTGCTGATCGTGAAACAGTTTCTTCACTCCAGGAGGCTTAACAACGTTCATACCGGTGGTCTAGGCGGGTTCAGCATCATATGTCTCGTATATTCGTTTTTGCATCTGCATCCAAGAGTTGCCACCGGAGAAATTGATCCCAGAGATAACCTGGGGGTCTTGCTAATAGATCTCTTCGAATTATATGGTAAAAACTTTGGTTACGATGACGTTGGGATAACTGTGCAAGACGGGCACCCTGCATATATTCCAAAACGTGAATGGAAAGATTTACAGCCCGGTAGAAGTCCATTCACTTTAGCCATTCAGGATCCTGGCGATCCGACCAATAACATCAGTCGCGGATCTTTCAATCTTCGAGACATTAAGAAGTCTTTTGCTGGGGCTTTTGATTTATTGACAGACAGATGTTTCGAACTCGATATGGCGACATTTAAAGATAGAGTTGGCAGAAGCATATTGGGAAATGTGATAAAGTATCGTGGCAAGCCAAGAGATTTCAATGACGAGAGAGATCTTGTGGAGAACAAGGCCATTATTGAGAACGAAAATTACCACAAGAAACGAACCAGAATCGTTCATGAGGAAGTATTCACAGACTATAGTAGCGACGAGGGCCTCAACGGGAAGGGTGAGGACGCATATCACGTAGAGGAGCCTGCAAGGAAGAAGCGGGCTACAAAACCAAAAAACTCTCCAAAAGACAGCAGGAGCGAAAAGAAAAAGCAATCTGTGGACAGTTTAATGGGAATATCGACCAATGATGACGGAGAGGGGGAGGATGACTACAATCCATTAGATGCACGGGAGAGCAGCGGAACCACTGAAAAGGAGAATACAGAGGATGCCGAAGTAGGCGCGAGTGGAAAACCCGAGGCTGCTCTCAAGAAGATAACAGTAGACGCGCAAACTAGAAGGGATTATTGGCTGGGGAAAAGTAATGCGTTATCGAACGCTAGCGCTGATCATAGCTAG